A DNA window from Acetonema longum DSM 6540 contains the following coding sequences:
- a CDS encoding MBL fold metallo-hydrolase: protein MKIIQLEVGNLGVNCYIVYCEQTRKAVIIDPGGDAAAIIGAVNQEGLQVEHIINTHGHADHIAANDAVKQATGATVLIHTEDADMLINKQLNLSAFMGPGFVCSPANRLLQDGENIECGTVQLQILHTPGHTPGGISLKTKDAVFSGDTLFAESVGRTDFPGGSYNQLVQSIQDKLMVLPDEMTVYPGHGPQTTIGWERKMNPFIR from the coding sequence ATGAAAATTATTCAATTAGAAGTTGGCAATTTAGGCGTAAACTGCTATATTGTTTATTGCGAACAAACTCGCAAAGCTGTTATTATTGATCCGGGCGGCGATGCCGCGGCGATCATTGGGGCGGTGAATCAGGAAGGACTGCAGGTGGAGCATATCATTAACACCCACGGTCATGCTGACCACATCGCTGCCAATGATGCAGTCAAACAGGCTACCGGCGCGACCGTTCTGATCCATACCGAGGATGCCGACATGCTGATCAATAAGCAGCTTAATCTGTCTGCTTTCATGGGACCGGGTTTTGTCTGCAGTCCCGCGAACCGGCTGCTGCAGGACGGGGAAAACATCGAATGCGGTACAGTCCAATTGCAAATATTGCATACGCCGGGGCACACTCCGGGGGGGATATCTTTGAAGACGAAAGATGCGGTATTCAGCGGTGATACTCTGTTTGCCGAGTCTGTCGGACGTACGGATTTCCCGGGAGGCTCTTACAATCAATTGGTTCAGAGCATTCAAGATAAATTAATGGTTCTGCCGGACGAAATGACGGTTTATCCCGGTCATGGCCCCCAGACGACTATCGGCTGGGAACGAAAGATGAATCCATTCATTCGGTGA